A window from Sinanaerobacter sp. ZZT-01 encodes these proteins:
- a CDS encoding zinc ribbon domain-containing protein, with the protein MYCKICGTEINPTDLFCKVCGTKIEKTEPQEQSIESAESKHEDHEDFTWNIYEFPKPRKTENIDFQWNLNALEEKEKEINEEELSNNDKEISLQSLDIKLKDEEKIEWELPKKEPIKEDIIVSSFEDLPGSRFKNKIPEEKNPEEKNPEEANPMEIENSDVNDMDDKFFTFSKKNEEFQQLLDREYEKIQKKNLERPSLKESQISTVMNDLDSPKQEMSKSFLTKEEDIDDTKRIDTKEIKKISDYSDKLSPISFNHSFENENIESEMAVKLAAHANHLEEMMAARASFFDEVPEEEKKDKPPILHTDGDTLVGPNTEVLVTVEVKANGKSETVTRQTISMDPAVISAEAKKEEEKEALPFSFDKDKSLKEKFVSEDILHTQTSDAEIVNREKKEKQNSDTIEESEQKEKAEEEGDEKTPDLKNTLSQDDLTKFWQKNTFGMEEKKPVNKLKVALGIIAVILAAEIATLGIQYFFPKSSAAGAINHTQSKIIQVFAQAGEGIDKIFNLDEKPNEKEEDDTLSNQQEKNNETADEPDPNPMADKNALIESQTKRNKNIQVIAESESRVFDSSHDYGIEDLNNSKPIDNNIWYTDEYGNTFYYDQSVVGALIAFNSQWIDYVNNKDNSILDLLKPNSKGYNKVVSFTKAGKITEVFESFSIGDIRQGSTGFYVFTEELIKKTENGKNYEIPNKWIYYLEPIDQNMMVVNYF; encoded by the coding sequence ATGTATTGTAAGATATGCGGAACGGAAATCAATCCTACAGATTTATTTTGCAAAGTTTGCGGAACAAAAATTGAAAAGACAGAACCTCAGGAACAATCTATTGAATCTGCGGAATCAAAGCATGAGGACCATGAGGATTTTACTTGGAATATCTATGAGTTTCCCAAACCGCGGAAGACAGAGAATATTGATTTTCAATGGAATCTAAATGCTCTGGAAGAAAAAGAGAAGGAAATAAATGAAGAAGAACTCTCAAATAATGATAAAGAAATTTCTTTGCAAAGTTTGGATATTAAATTGAAAGATGAAGAAAAGATTGAATGGGAGTTGCCTAAAAAAGAACCGATAAAAGAAGATATTATTGTATCAAGTTTTGAAGATTTGCCAGGTTCTAGATTTAAAAATAAAATTCCAGAAGAAAAAAATCCAGAAGAAAAAAATCCTGAAGAAGCAAATCCAATGGAAATAGAAAATTCCGATGTCAATGATATGGATGATAAATTTTTTACATTCAGTAAAAAAAATGAAGAGTTTCAACAGTTGTTAGACAGAGAATATGAAAAAATTCAAAAAAAGAATTTAGAAAGACCTTCTTTAAAAGAAAGTCAGATATCAACAGTAATGAATGATTTAGATTCTCCAAAACAAGAAATGAGTAAGTCTTTCTTGACGAAAGAAGAAGATATTGATGATACAAAACGGATTGATACAAAAGAAATAAAAAAAATAAGCGATTATAGTGATAAATTATCACCTATTTCTTTCAACCACAGTTTTGAAAATGAAAATATTGAATCTGAGATGGCTGTTAAACTTGCCGCTCATGCCAACCACTTAGAAGAAATGATGGCAGCTCGTGCAAGCTTCTTTGATGAAGTACCTGAAGAAGAAAAAAAAGACAAGCCTCCGATTTTGCATACAGATGGGGATACGCTGGTGGGGCCGAATACAGAAGTTTTAGTAACCGTTGAGGTGAAAGCAAACGGCAAATCGGAAACCGTTACGAGGCAGACTATTTCAATGGACCCAGCTGTTATTTCTGCTGAAGCGAAAAAGGAGGAAGAAAAAGAAGCACTTCCTTTTTCTTTTGACAAAGATAAAAGTTTAAAAGAGAAATTTGTTTCAGAGGATATTTTACATACACAGACAAGTGATGCGGAAATCGTGAATCGAGAAAAGAAAGAAAAGCAAAATAGTGATACCATCGAGGAAAGTGAACAAAAAGAAAAAGCAGAAGAAGAAGGAGACGAAAAAACTCCTGATCTGAAAAATACTTTGTCCCAGGATGATTTGACAAAATTCTGGCAGAAGAACACTTTTGGCATGGAAGAAAAAAAACCAGTCAATAAATTAAAAGTTGCATTAGGAATCATTGCGGTTATTTTAGCAGCTGAAATTGCTACATTAGGTATCCAATATTTTTTTCCAAAAAGCTCAGCAGCAGGAGCGATCAATCATACACAATCTAAAATAATACAAGTCTTTGCGCAGGCAGGTGAAGGCATCGATAAAATATTTAATTTGGATGAAAAGCCAAATGAAAAAGAAGAGGATGATACGTTATCCAATCAACAAGAGAAAAATAATGAAACAGCTGATGAACCGGACCCAAATCCAATGGCTGATAAGAATGCCTTAATTGAAAGTCAGACTAAACGGAATAAAAATATACAGGTCATTGCGGAGTCAGAATCGCGAGTATTTGATTCGTCTCATGATTATGGCATCGAAGATTTAAATAATTCTAAACCAATTGACAATAATATATGGTATACAGATGAATATGGAAATACTTTCTATTACGATCAATCCGTTGTAGGAGCTTTAATTGCATTTAATTCACAATGGATCGATTATGTTAATAATAAAGACAATTCTATTTTAGATTTATTAAAACCAAATAGTAAAGGGTATAATAAAGTAGTGTCATTTACCAAGGCTGGAAAAATCACCGAAGTTTTTGAAAGTTTTTCAATAGGAGACATTCGCCAAGGTTCCACTGGATTCTACGTATTTACAGAAGAATTAATAAAAAAAACGGAGAATGGAAAAAATTATGAGATTCCAAATAAATGGATTTATTATTTAGAACCGATTGATCAAAATATGATGGTAGTAAATTACTTCTAG
- a CDS encoding amidohydrolase: MILKEVFKALDIQIQFMKEEIISNRRYFHMHPEIGFDTLNTEKRVREFLEKEEIEVISSKIGVVARIKGKDHSRMIALRADMDALSLQEENEVPYKSVCPNKMHACGHDGHTAMLLAAAKILQSIRSNLSVDVLLIFQPAEEGPNLGGARIIMNDLEEQGLADKILYIFGLHLFNDFETGKVGIRYGSLMSSTDEFDIKIIGKGGHAGQPHTTVDALSIGAKFVSAVESFMSRGKNPLDPAVCSIGIFHSGSAKNIVAETAVISGTIRCQTESTRESILENLEKILKGICEGFGADYQMEVLRGLPVLINDENATGYAENLVQQAVGDKNIFHIMEPTMGAEDFAFYAQKIPASFLWIGSGNKEKGFINLAHQPRFDFDEAALFTGVKVLCCLAMGV; encoded by the coding sequence ATGATATTAAAAGAAGTTTTTAAAGCGTTAGATATTCAGATTCAATTTATGAAAGAAGAAATTATTTCTAATCGCAGATATTTTCATATGCATCCTGAAATTGGATTTGATACTCTGAATACAGAAAAGAGGGTAAGAGAGTTTCTGGAAAAAGAAGAAATTGAAGTAATTTCAAGTAAGATTGGTGTAGTTGCGAGGATAAAAGGGAAAGACCACAGCCGTATGATTGCGCTAAGGGCGGATATGGATGCACTTAGCCTACAAGAAGAAAACGAAGTTCCATACAAATCCGTTTGTCCGAATAAAATGCATGCCTGCGGTCATGATGGGCATACGGCAATGCTTTTGGCAGCAGCAAAAATATTACAGTCCATACGCAGTAATTTGTCTGTGGATGTATTGCTGATTTTTCAGCCGGCAGAAGAAGGCCCTAATTTAGGTGGTGCACGCATTATTATGAATGACTTGGAAGAGCAAGGCCTCGCTGATAAGATTTTATATATTTTCGGGCTCCATCTTTTTAATGATTTTGAAACAGGAAAGGTGGGAATTCGGTATGGAAGTCTCATGTCGTCTACCGATGAATTTGACATTAAAATCATTGGAAAAGGTGGGCATGCAGGTCAGCCCCATACAACGGTTGATGCTTTGTCTATTGGAGCAAAATTTGTATCAGCAGTTGAAAGCTTTATGAGTAGAGGGAAAAACCCACTTGATCCGGCAGTCTGCTCTATAGGGATTTTTCACTCTGGCTCAGCCAAGAATATTGTAGCAGAGACTGCTGTTATTTCAGGGACCATTCGCTGTCAAACAGAATCGACACGCGAATCTATACTGGAAAATTTGGAAAAAATTTTAAAGGGAATCTGTGAAGGATTTGGCGCAGATTACCAGATGGAAGTACTGAGAGGCTTACCTGTATTAATCAATGACGAAAATGCAACCGGTTATGCAGAAAATTTGGTACAGCAGGCAGTAGGAGATAAAAATATATTCCACATTATGGAGCCGACAATGGGAGCAGAGGATTTTGCATTTTATGCTCAAAAAATACCGGCCTCCTTCCTATGGATCGGTTCAGGCAATAAGGAAAAAGGATTTATAAACCTCGCGCACCAACCGCGTTTTGATTTTGATGAAGCAGCACTTTTTACAGGTGTAAAAGTGCTTTGCTGCCTTGCAATGGGAGTATAA
- a CDS encoding YfcC family protein: protein MKDAVHSKVKEQKEFPHILVILLVVLAISAICTWIVPAGTYDRMMDEASGKMIIDPDSFQYLDQTPVGLFQMFVCLEEGLIQAANITFLIFCAFSSLYLLEKTGAIDAAIALMVRKTQKHPRYATGIIVIVMIILSIWGSTGTMSYEEIIAFIPIFVAVSMALGYDAMVGVAISVVPVGVGFAAATVNPFTVGVAQTIAELPMFSGLGYRVLILAVMTLYTIIYVLLYAAKIKKDPMKSLTYHIDYSDMKVDEKRLNTPMTAARKASLLTLLISVAAMAWGLITQGWYINQVAAIFMIMAIVVGIINRWKANKIAEILVDGLAKGVLSAIIVGVARGVLVILTMGNIIDTIIHGCVSLIENLSLYASSIGMLVFQTLLNFLVPSGSGQAAVSMPIMTPIADLIGMNRQIAVLIFQFGDGFSNLLWPTSFMVIACAMAKIPLNKYYKWVIPFLGIGFLIQIAFVFGAIAINYGSM from the coding sequence ATGAAAGATGCAGTGCACTCGAAAGTGAAAGAACAAAAAGAATTTCCACATATACTAGTTATATTACTGGTGGTTTTAGCAATTTCTGCGATTTGTACATGGATTGTTCCTGCCGGAACATATGATCGTATGATGGATGAAGCAAGCGGCAAAATGATTATTGATCCAGATAGCTTTCAATATTTAGATCAAACACCCGTTGGGTTGTTCCAAATGTTTGTCTGCTTGGAAGAAGGCTTGATTCAGGCAGCTAATATTACATTCCTGATTTTCTGCGCATTTTCCAGTTTATACTTGTTAGAAAAAACAGGTGCGATTGATGCGGCAATTGCTTTAATGGTAAGAAAAACACAAAAGCATCCTCGGTATGCAACGGGAATTATCGTAATTGTTATGATTATTTTATCAATTTGGGGTTCGACTGGAACGATGTCCTATGAAGAAATCATTGCATTCATTCCCATTTTTGTGGCAGTGAGTATGGCGCTGGGTTATGATGCGATGGTTGGTGTAGCAATTTCAGTTGTGCCGGTCGGCGTTGGTTTTGCAGCGGCTACGGTAAACCCTTTTACAGTAGGAGTTGCACAAACAATTGCAGAGCTTCCGATGTTTTCAGGATTGGGATATCGAGTTTTAATTCTTGCAGTTATGACCTTGTATACGATTATTTATGTTTTGTTGTATGCAGCAAAAATAAAAAAAGACCCGATGAAAAGCTTGACTTATCACATTGATTATTCTGATATGAAAGTGGATGAGAAACGCTTAAATACGCCAATGACAGCTGCACGAAAAGCGTCGCTTTTGACCTTGCTGATCAGTGTTGCTGCAATGGCATGGGGCTTGATTACGCAAGGTTGGTATATCAATCAGGTAGCTGCTATTTTTATGATTATGGCAATTGTAGTGGGGATCATCAATCGATGGAAAGCAAATAAGATTGCGGAAATATTGGTAGATGGTCTGGCAAAGGGCGTACTTTCTGCGATTATTGTCGGTGTGGCAAGAGGTGTTTTGGTCATTTTGACGATGGGAAATATTATAGATACCATTATTCACGGGTGTGTATCTTTAATTGAAAATTTGTCCTTATATGCAAGCTCAATTGGAATGCTTGTATTCCAGACACTGCTTAATTTTCTCGTGCCATCCGGTTCCGGTCAGGCAGCTGTCTCTATGCCAATTATGACACCGATTGCAGATTTAATTGGCATGAATCGCCAAATTGCTGTACTGATTTTCCAATTTGGAGATGGTTTTTCAAATTTGCTTTGGCCGACCAGCTTTATGGTAATTGCGTGTGCGATGGCCAAAATTCCTTTAAATAAATATTATAAGTGGGTGATTCCTTTTCTGGGGATTGGATTTTTAATTCAGATCGCCTTCGTATTTGGTGCAATAGCCATTAATTATGGTTCGATGTAA
- a CDS encoding manganese efflux pump MntP family protein translates to MHLLQKHVVETSYSSSVASSKNKLCKYTEYRVKEFKKRRSIMHFFSIILFALSSNIDCFAVGMAYGIKNIHVTYRDTLIVSFITFIGTVLSMAFGKSLLYLIPLKIAGLLGGSLIICMGLYYFLSFLWHHIKDMRQKKLKKSDDTIDMTLNIAEKKAIQKKKQQSILNQKELIVLGIALSINNMGLGVGASITGLNLLFTSFASFLCSFSLLYLGNKIGNGHMAHMIGKYAEPISGLIIILLGLLEIFI, encoded by the coding sequence ATCCACCTATTACAAAAACATGTAGTAGAAACCTCCTATTCTTCCTCTGTTGCGAGTAGCAAAAATAAGCTTTGTAAATATACTGAATACCGTGTAAAAGAATTTAAAAAAAGGAGATCAATCATGCATTTTTTTTCTATAATTTTATTTGCACTTTCCTCCAATATAGATTGCTTTGCTGTCGGCATGGCATATGGAATAAAAAACATACATGTTACCTATAGAGATACTTTAATAGTCAGTTTTATTACATTTATCGGAACGGTTTTATCTATGGCTTTCGGTAAAAGTCTCTTGTACCTCATTCCTCTAAAAATTGCCGGTCTGTTAGGTGGCAGCCTTATTATCTGCATGGGACTCTACTATTTTCTTTCTTTTTTATGGCATCATATAAAAGATATGCGTCAAAAAAAATTGAAAAAATCTGATGATACAATTGATATGACTCTAAATATTGCAGAAAAAAAAGCCATACAGAAAAAAAAGCAGCAATCCATCCTAAATCAAAAAGAATTAATTGTTTTAGGAATTGCGCTTTCGATTAATAATATGGGTTTAGGTGTAGGTGCGAGCATTACAGGACTCAATCTGCTGTTCACCTCTTTTGCTTCCTTTTTATGCAGCTTTTCCCTTTTATACCTTGGAAATAAAATAGGGAATGGGCATATGGCACACATGATCGGGAAGTATGCAGAGCCGATATCCGGCTTAATCATCATCCTTTTAGGACTTCTAGAAATTTTTATTTAA
- a CDS encoding cold-shock protein: MNTGTVKWFNADKGFGFISNDDGSDDVFVHFSAIMSDGFKTLNEGQKVTFDTEQDSRDSRKIRAVNVHVA; the protein is encoded by the coding sequence ATGAATACTGGTACTGTAAAATGGTTTAATGCGGATAAAGGATTTGGTTTTATTTCAAATGATGATGGGAGCGATGATGTATTTGTACATTTCTCCGCAATCATGTCTGATGGCTTTAAAACTTTAAATGAAGGTCAGAAAGTTACATTTGACACAGAGCAAGACTCAAGAGACAGCAGAAAAATTCGTGCAGTCAATGTACATGTTGCGTAG
- a CDS encoding ABC transporter ATP-binding protein: MVLEVKSLEFAYEKQTKIFSDVNFKVEKGNVMTILGPNGAGKSTLLNCITSLLKPTKGTILLKNTPMYEMELSQAAKIIAYVPQVHIPTYEYTAREFIVMGRAPHLGLFQKPSKRDYEIADYALVQLDAIGLADKCYTKLSGGERQLVTIARAIAQEPELIILDEPTAHLDYGNQVRAIRLIKKLAKQGYGIIMTTHTPDHAILAGGQVGVLDYDGHLTVGTTEDAINENLLRHIYRTDVRIIYIEELGRNVCVSGI, translated from the coding sequence ATGGTACTAGAAGTTAAAAGCTTAGAATTTGCTTATGAAAAACAAACAAAGATTTTTTCTGATGTTAACTTTAAAGTAGAAAAGGGCAATGTTATGACCATATTAGGGCCAAATGGTGCCGGTAAATCAACGTTATTAAATTGCATTACGAGTTTACTAAAGCCGACAAAAGGAACTATCTTGCTTAAAAACACACCTATGTATGAAATGGAATTAAGCCAAGCAGCAAAAATCATCGCTTATGTACCACAAGTACATATTCCGACGTATGAATATACTGCACGCGAATTTATTGTAATGGGACGTGCTCCACATTTAGGTTTATTTCAAAAACCATCTAAAAGGGATTATGAAATTGCAGATTATGCGTTGGTGCAGTTAGATGCCATTGGATTAGCAGATAAGTGTTATACAAAATTAAGCGGAGGAGAGCGTCAATTGGTAACCATTGCCCGTGCTATTGCACAGGAGCCCGAATTGATTATTTTAGATGAACCTACAGCACATCTAGATTATGGAAATCAGGTTAGAGCTATTAGGCTGATAAAAAAATTGGCGAAGCAAGGCTATGGCATAATTATGACGACGCACACACCGGACCATGCAATTCTTGCAGGAGGACAAGTGGGGGTTCTTGATTACGACGGTCATTTGACCGTTGGGACGACTGAAGATGCCATTAATGAAAATCTGTTGAGACATATATACAGAACGGATGTAAGAATAATTTATATTGAGGAGCTTGGAAGAAATGTATGTGTTAGCGGTATTTGA
- a CDS encoding iron ABC transporter permease, with product MNKEKGKWSYSRLLLTLIAILGITAILSVGSGRYYITPAEVISIFLSKVIPIQQTWADQAESVIFTLRLPRIIAAALVGGALSLSGATYQGVFKNPLVAPDILGVSAGACIGASCAILAGAGNWIIQICAFIGGFLAVALTTSIPRILKNKSMMMLVLSGIIVGGMMSSTLGLIKYVADPDTQLASIVYWQLGSLAQVTLKDIYIIAPITIIAGGVLYLLRWRINILSLGEREAKTLGVDISFLRGILVICATLLTASSVCISGTIGWIGLALPHLGRMITGPNNVKLIPVSCILGSIFLMIIDTIARVSSSSEIPLGILTGMIGAPFYFYLLLRQRKNLQWY from the coding sequence ATGAATAAAGAAAAGGGAAAATGGTCTTATTCACGACTACTACTAACACTAATTGCTATTTTGGGAATAACTGCGATTCTATCTGTTGGTAGCGGAAGATATTATATTACACCAGCAGAAGTAATAAGCATATTCCTGTCTAAGGTTATCCCTATTCAACAAACATGGGCTGATCAGGCTGAAAGTGTTATTTTTACATTGAGACTTCCAAGAATTATAGCTGCTGCTTTAGTAGGAGGAGCACTTTCTTTATCGGGAGCAACTTACCAGGGGGTTTTTAAAAACCCCCTGGTAGCACCGGATATTTTAGGCGTATCAGCGGGTGCGTGTATTGGGGCCTCTTGCGCAATATTGGCAGGGGCAGGGAATTGGATTATCCAAATATGTGCCTTTATAGGGGGATTTTTAGCTGTTGCACTTACAACTAGTATACCTAGAATTTTAAAGAACAAGTCCATGATGATGCTTGTACTTTCAGGTATTATTGTTGGAGGAATGATGAGCTCAACCCTGGGCTTAATTAAATATGTTGCTGATCCAGATACACAACTGGCGTCTATCGTGTATTGGCAGTTAGGAAGTTTAGCGCAGGTTACGTTAAAAGATATATACATTATAGCCCCTATCACTATAATAGCGGGAGGGGTTTTATATTTACTTAGGTGGAGAATTAACATTTTATCGTTGGGAGAAAGAGAGGCAAAGACTTTAGGGGTCGACATTTCATTCTTAAGGGGAATCTTAGTAATTTGTGCAACTCTTCTGACCGCTAGTTCAGTTTGTATAAGTGGAACAATCGGATGGATCGGTCTAGCTCTTCCCCATTTAGGAAGAATGATTACAGGTCCGAATAATGTGAAGTTAATCCCAGTATCTTGCATATTAGGATCGATTTTTTTGATGATAATTGACACGATAGCAAGGGTTTCAAGTAGCTCTGAAATCCCATTGGGAATTTTGACGGGTATGATTGGGGCGCCTTTTTACTTTTATTTATTATTAAGACAAAGGAAGAATTTACAATGGTACTAG
- a CDS encoding ABC transporter substrate-binding protein: MKKGFGKVFLVFLSICLILGLNGCGNKSKTSEQGQTTRVIVDAAGNHVEVPIEVKKIGVLPIPWASVIYCIDNSSERLETIHPSAMQAYKGHFLESMDPEYGNISTTCIGSDFSINMEEAVKIGVEVMIIWDYQTDEAEQLKSLGIAPIMIKNETIDELQESMKIIGQLLGKEERARQFIDSYSETYSFMELKQGNVDVADKPRVLYLRNPQLKIQGNDNFMKKVMELAGADNVASEANNTVTMEEILEWDPEVIFLSNFDEFVPEDLYQNKISGQDWSNVSAVKNKRVYKTPLGIYRWDAPGVETPLMMRWMAQMLQPDIFYDYDFENELTTYYKDYFDYKLSQDNIDLIMSKEANKLSK; the protein is encoded by the coding sequence ATGAAGAAAGGTTTCGGAAAAGTATTTTTAGTATTTTTAAGTATTTGTTTAATTCTAGGATTAAATGGGTGTGGAAACAAGAGTAAAACTTCAGAGCAAGGTCAAACAACACGTGTAATTGTAGACGCAGCGGGGAATCATGTGGAAGTTCCTATAGAAGTTAAAAAAATAGGTGTCCTTCCTATTCCTTGGGCATCGGTTATTTATTGTATAGATAACTCTTCAGAACGTTTGGAAACGATTCATCCGTCTGCTATGCAAGCTTATAAAGGACATTTTTTAGAAAGCATGGATCCCGAATATGGGAATATTTCGACTACATGCATCGGGAGTGACTTTTCCATAAATATGGAGGAAGCCGTAAAGATTGGCGTGGAAGTTATGATAATTTGGGACTATCAAACTGATGAAGCAGAGCAGCTTAAGTCACTTGGGATTGCCCCGATAATGATTAAGAATGAAACAATTGATGAATTGCAGGAAAGCATGAAAATCATTGGACAGTTACTTGGTAAGGAAGAACGTGCTCGGCAATTTATAGATTCTTATAGCGAGACTTACAGTTTTATGGAATTAAAGCAGGGAAATGTTGATGTAGCAGATAAGCCAAGGGTTTTATATTTAAGGAATCCACAATTAAAGATTCAGGGAAATGATAATTTCATGAAAAAAGTTATGGAATTGGCAGGTGCAGATAATGTAGCCTCGGAAGCGAACAATACTGTAACAATGGAGGAAATATTAGAGTGGGATCCAGAAGTTATTTTCTTGAGTAATTTTGATGAATTTGTACCAGAAGATTTATACCAAAATAAAATTTCTGGACAAGATTGGAGCAATGTTTCGGCAGTTAAAAATAAGAGAGTTTATAAAACACCATTAGGAATTTATAGATGGGATGCTCCGGGTGTGGAAACTCCATTGATGATGAGATGGATGGCACAAATGTTACAGCCTGATATTTTTTATGACTATGATTTTGAAAATGAGTTGACTACATATTATAAAGATTATTTTGACTACAAACTATCACAGGATAATATTGACTTGATTATGAGTAAGGAAGCAAATAAGTTAAGCAAATAA
- a CDS encoding nitrogenase component 1 yields MSKNFLHRLPPIAADFSGACSTLVDWNVEVLLLSPGSCGKVVSQVDESRLNVNFLETEFNDLDIARGINDLLVDEINNARNKEKKLVILGTPVTAFLGIDYKIIEENVENCITIPMNGFHTYKYGVSKTLFIVGKQILDLGNRVADHINIVGYTPLNLASLDLLNEHIKILEALGFKSSVIGRQGSSFGETLNWVVSEEGIELARWMEDQYKIPYIVGLPVGRQSTYKWLNELEKILNKDVTEIKKNYIANITNNICFNKKVVVIGEQFISNEIATCLKEDFGCKLIESIPYNDEIKIEKAAKWADICICDSIYKPFFLNSKVKFIQVPYIALSGKYNKSNCKLLGNEGYKYLLRYLK; encoded by the coding sequence ATGAGTAAAAATTTTTTGCATAGATTACCTCCAATTGCAGCAGACTTCTCTGGCGCATGTTCAACTTTAGTTGATTGGAATGTAGAAGTTCTATTATTATCTCCGGGAAGCTGTGGAAAAGTTGTTTCTCAGGTTGATGAATCTCGTTTGAATGTTAATTTTTTAGAGACTGAATTTAATGATCTTGATATAGCTAGAGGAATCAATGACCTTCTTGTTGACGAAATAAATAATGCAAGAAATAAAGAAAAAAAGTTAGTAATATTGGGAACTCCGGTTACGGCTTTTTTAGGAATAGATTACAAAATCATTGAGGAGAACGTTGAAAATTGTATAACGATTCCGATGAATGGATTCCATACATACAAGTATGGTGTTTCAAAAACCCTTTTTATCGTAGGGAAACAAATTTTAGATTTGGGAAATAGAGTAGCAGATCATATTAACATAGTAGGGTATACTCCATTAAACTTGGCTTCTTTGGATTTGCTTAATGAGCATATAAAAATACTTGAGGCGTTAGGCTTTAAAAGCTCCGTTATTGGAAGACAAGGAAGTTCCTTTGGGGAGACTCTAAATTGGGTAGTGTCTGAGGAAGGAATTGAGCTTGCCAGATGGATGGAGGATCAATATAAAATACCTTATATAGTGGGACTTCCCGTTGGGAGACAAAGCACATATAAATGGCTTAATGAATTAGAAAAAATTTTAAATAAAGATGTTACAGAAATAAAAAAGAACTACATAGCTAATATAACAAATAATATTTGTTTCAACAAAAAAGTTGTCGTTATTGGAGAACAATTTATTTCCAATGAAATTGCAACTTGCTTAAAAGAAGATTTTGGATGCAAACTGATTGAAAGCATCCCCTATAATGATGAAATCAAAATTGAAAAGGCAGCGAAATGGGCAGATATTTGCATATGTGATTCAATTTATAAGCCTTTTTTCTTAAATAGTAAAGTAAAATTCATACAAGTACCTTATATAGCATTAAGCGGAAAATATAACAAATCAAATTGCAAATTACTTGGAAACGAAGGTTATAAATATTTATTGAGATATTTAAAATAA
- a CDS encoding nitrogenase iron protein NifH encodes MNKRCIRIALYGKGGIGKSTVASNVSAAFGDMGLRVLHIGCDPKADSTRNLIGFKIPTVLDVLSEKSQVQRKDILFTGFKGISCIEAGGPKPGTGCAGMGISIMADELERLGILEENWDVIIYDVLGDVVCGGFSIPMRKHFVDQVYIVSSSELMSLYAANNIMKGLQNCSSNKQLLCGMIHNRCSGDESNRQMNDFARKTNTTIIHAIKQSNEIRKAECQRKTVIEAYFESESRNEFLQLAQKLLKNKSSTIPKTLEDEEIDRIGLNLMYVKMQRLIEEDRL; translated from the coding sequence ATGAACAAACGATGCATAAGAATTGCCCTTTATGGGAAAGGGGGTATAGGAAAATCTACGGTGGCTTCAAATGTTTCAGCGGCATTTGGAGATATGGGATTACGCGTTTTACACATAGGATGCGACCCAAAAGCTGATTCCACAAGAAACCTTATTGGATTTAAGATCCCGACAGTTTTAGATGTCTTATCGGAGAAGAGTCAAGTACAAAGAAAAGATATTTTATTTACAGGCTTTAAGGGGATTTCATGCATTGAAGCAGGGGGACCCAAACCTGGAACCGGTTGCGCAGGAATGGGAATATCTATTATGGCAGATGAGCTAGAACGGCTTGGAATTTTAGAAGAAAATTGGGATGTAATTATTTACGATGTCTTAGGAGACGTGGTATGCGGAGGATTCTCTATTCCTATGAGAAAACATTTTGTGGATCAGGTTTATATAGTCAGTTCGTCGGAATTGATGTCGTTATATGCAGCTAATAATATTATGAAAGGATTACAGAACTGTTCTTCAAATAAACAGTTACTCTGTGGAATGATTCACAATAGGTGTAGCGGAGACGAAAGCAACAGGCAAATGAATGATTTTGCCAGAAAAACAAATACGACTATTATTCACGCAATTAAGCAAAGCAATGAAATAAGAAAGGCAGAATGTCAAAGAAAAACTGTTATAGAGGCTTATTTTGAAAGTGAGTCCAGGAATGAATTCTTACAATTAGCTCAAAAACTTTTAAAAAACAAAAGCTCTACTATACCAAAAACTCTTGAAGATGAAGAAATCGATAGAATCGGGCTAAATCTCATGTATGTGAAAATGCAAAGACTTATTGAAGAGGACAGGCTATGA